The genomic stretch CCTGAGGTGGCCCATGATTCTCATGAttctgaattataggattgataaGATCATTTAGTTCCATGAAGTCATCCTCATCCAGCTGGTGTGGGCCATTGAGATCAAATGGAAGCTGCTGAGGGGGCAAGTTTAAATCCACATGCTGAATACCTTGATTACCAAAAATGACTTGTAGATTCTGTCCTGCAATGTTTACTGGAGGAAAACCATTGTGGTCAGCCAAGGGTGCATGGGGTCCATGCTGCACATGTTGCACATGTTGCCAAAGGGGCCATGCTGCATTATTCTGGACAGGAGCTTGCATAGGAGTCTGTGCTTCATTAGGAGGAGGCTGGTTGTTAATAGCAGCATCAGCATTGGGTAAGGGATGTGGAGTAGATCCATCTGCAGGTGGCAGGTCCTCATCAGCAGTAAGAGCACCCACGAGCCTCTGACTAAGGATAAAAATGGGCACTGACCAAGATTCAGCAGACCACTCATTGCCAGACGAAATAACACAAGAGTGTGGAATATGATGAAGATCCACCACTCTGACTTTAACAATTAGAGCCCCATAATTACTGAGCTCCTTATCCCAAGAAATTAGAGCCCCAAAATCCTTAACTGCACCTCTAATATGCTCATCATCCCAGTAATCAGAGGGGTAAGCAAGCAACAACAACCAACATTCACGGTTATAGGTAAAAGCTCTGTGATTAATCCCCTTATTGTGCTCCACAAACGAAATAGTTCTGCCAAGGAAAGCATGGGGACTATTGCTGACAAGCCAATCTCAGTCAGAAGGTGAGGTAACCCTGAGGTAGGCCGAGCCAATAGGACAGCGCTGGGACATTGCTAGTGAAAACCCTAGTTCTTCCTCAATGAACGAATGAAGGAACATCCGAGTAAACGCAAACGGCTGGTCACCTTGGAAGGGAGGGTtgatggtggcgatggcgacgtCCTCATTCTTGGCGGAGACCTGACGGCTGACATGGTAGCGGCACTGCTGCGGTCAATTCACTACCTCGACGATCTCGTACTGGCCGGGGATGAAGGGAGCAGGGTCCACCGCGAAGTTTGCCATCTCCGATGGAGGCAATGTCGCAGACACtgccggtggagacggcggtgatgatgaacaGTGCTGCGGAGCAGGGGAGCTGGGAGGTGAAGCGGCAATGTGTAAGCTGAGCAGGGGCAGTGAGAGATTCTCCTGATTTACAGCAGTAAATGTACGGGTAGGTGCGGGTGGGTTGGGCTCCACCGTTAGACGCAAGGCCGTGTCAATATCGGACGGTCCAGGGACATTCAGATTAACGGAAAGAGGATTAGCATTAAAAACTTGATTTACTGCACCCAGAACATCTGGTGGAGACAAATTAACTTCCTTTCGAACCCAAGTTTCTTTTAAAGCCCGACAATCACGCTTAATATGCCCTGGTGTATCACAGCCATGACAGCGAATTTTATTCCAGCAATTACACCTAGAGTGTCCTAATCTGAGGCGCCGAGGACAGGGTGGGCTTGGTTTTGAGATGGGCTGTCGCTGGCCCAATAGAGCTGGCTGTTGTCGTGTGTCTGAATATGAAGGAGGGAACACCAGGCGATCAAAAGCAGAAACTCGCTGTTGGGCTTGGGCTGGGTCTGGCCGGTGAAACTCTAAGGCCAGTGGTTGTTGCGTTTGAATTGGATTCTCCGCGCCCAACTCTGATCCCGTAACTGTCGGAGAAACTGTCGCCGAAAAATGTTGAGGACCAGGAGCAGCCTAGGGTGCAAGCACATGTGGTATTGGCGAAAAGTTaggagcagaatgctgagcataGAAAGTCTGTGCTAGAGTTTCTTTTGAAGGCTTACTGGCAATGTAAGAGCGCAATTCCTAGATCTGTTGGTTACTCAAGGAATCCAGAAAAGAAACAACAGGATTGTCATCATCACCAAAACGAAATTCCTGAAGAATCTGCTGAAGGCCATGACCAGCAGAAATAGCAGACTCAAGAAAACCAGCTTCTTTAGCAGATAGACGATGGAGGAAGGAGAGCCTTGAAACATGCTGCTGCGTAGTCCGACGTCCAAGCGGAATACTATTAGCACCAGAAAGCGGCTGTCGAATAACCTGTGCATAAGATCTGCGGCCAACAGTGTGCCAGGTCTTCTCTTCTTCAATCTCCTAGAGACAAAATTCTCGAGTAAAATTTGGCCCTCCATTGCCCCAGAGCAAGAAATGAACCATAAAGTCATCACACTTGAAGGATCTGAGATTGTCTGAAAACCGAAAGGATCTGTGTCGCAGAAAGCTGACATGAAAATCATTGGCAATTCCTCCCAAAGAGGCCTGGAGCATATGAGCGACCGTAGAGGGTTCCAGCCGAAGCTTCGATCGGCCAAAAGAGGCCACCATGAAGAACTCTTGATGGGAGGGGGAAGATGCCACAGCACAATGGAAGAGGGACCAAATCTTCTGTTGCAGAGAAAGACCCGATCGAAGATCAAGCGAAGACGAATGTGATACCTGGGGTGCCTGCACCGATGGGCGATCTTGATTGCCCACCTTGACCGTGTGACACGGGAGTTCAATCTCCTGGACACTGGAGATCTTTTCCCCCGACAGGAGGAAGCGCGCGTCCACCGTGATCCCTTCCGAGTCATGGAGGACCAGATGCAAAGCCTGACGTCGAAGGCAGAAGACGCCATGTTGGTGGAACGACGGGAGGCGGGATGCCACCGAATGATGCCTGAcctgccaacggatcggagagtcgGGATCCTTCATGGCGAAGGAGGCGCGGAGACGGAGGGCGAGAGGCGCCGACGCCCTAAGGGCGGCCGCCGGAGGAGGCAGGGGCGCACTCAGATCTCGTCATATCGATAATTCCAGAGCTCCAATGGTGCATAGAAATGTGATGTGTCTCTCAGTCGCAAGTCTATCTAGGGAAGATCTAGAGATGAACTGACGCCATCCCATCTCGCCTCGGTCATTCCGATTATCGAGTTCTGCGATATGGTTTCATCTGTATCGAGTTCTGCGATATGGTTTCATCTGAAATGTTTTGTTTGCCCATGTTTTAATTTAACTTGGCGGGATCCAATGGCAGAGACGTAGCCTAGACTCACAGACTGAAAAAACACCTCACCAATCTAAACCGTCGGATCTGGTAGCTCCCAACAAAATCTGACTGTTGGAAAACCCATTGCGGAGGAGGGACCTGAGGAGGTGGGCCTTTAGGCCGGTCAAACAAGATTTTTATCACTAATTGGGTGTTGAGAAACATGGCTCGTATCCTTATCCTATCAAAATTTGCATCAATGGCTgtcagaaaaggaaagaaaaacattaaTAATGTATAGTTTGAACATATCGTAATCCTATTGAGATTTGCAACGGTCGGATAGGATTAGTTGGATACATACAATTAATGTGGCCTAAATATACATGAATCCTATTAGTTGTCCGTGCAATGTCGCCAATTGGGATTACGTTTCCTACCAATTCTATCCCAAGATAAGCTTTCATGCAGATAAGGCATTATTTGTAGGTGGGTTACCAAGATAATATTCATCGAAGCTTACCATTTCTAAATCTCATAATCTAAACACGTTCATAAAACAAAATGGACACGTTGAAAATTACAAGTATATATAGCCCATATAAGACGATCATCCAAACATTGCATCAAGAAAGCAAATATACCTCTAGTTACCATAGCATAAACAGCCTATACCAGAGTTCACTATCCCCAAGGTTTATACGCTCTATTGTCATAGCAATGGAGGAGGCCTCAGTTTTGATTGTTGGCGCTGGGCCAGCGGGCCTCGCAACAGCCGCATGCCTTAGCAAATTCTCCATCCCCTATGTCATTGTCGAGCGCCAGAGTTGCAGCGCCTCACTATGGCGCTATCGGTCGTATGATCGTCTCAAGCTTCATCTTGCCAAGGAGTTTTGTGAGCTGCCGCACATGTCGTACCCAGTTGATGCCCCAACATACATACCGAAGAACCAGTTTATCAAGTACCTCGATGACTACATTGAGCGATTCAGTATTCAGCCGAAATATCTCACTGTTGTTGAGTCATCCACATATGACTTCAAACACAATTGTTGGTCCATCATTGCCCGTGACATGGAGAAGTGCACAATAGTCCATTACAAGGAAAAGTTTCTTGTTGTGGCAAGCGGCGAGAATAGTGAGGAGAATATTCCAGTGATCTCAGGACTAGAAAACTTTCCAGGTGTGGCCATCCACTCTTCAGAATATAAGTCAGGCATCAGCTACTCAGGGAAGAACGTATTGGTCGTTGGATCAGGCAACTCTGGAATGGAGATTGCTTATGACCTTGCATCTCATGGTGCCAATACTTCTATTGTTATTCGAAGTCCGGTACGTGTACTAGAATTTTACaacatattttattttttatagttTTTATTTTACCTCATGTATGAAAGATGTGTCATGTGTGACCCTTTATATGGTTGCAGATGCATATAATGACAAAGGAATTAATCCGATTAGGGATGAAACTAGTTCGTCACCTTCCTCTGAAGCTAGTAGACGATCTCCTTGTGATGATGGCAAATttcatttttggtgatttaactaGGCATGGGATCATCAGACCAAAAAAGGGTCCATTTATTATCAAGTCAGAAACTGGCCGATCCGCAGTGATTGATGTTGGCACCGTGGGGCTAATCAAAGAAGGCAATATAAAAGTGAGTATATCCTTATTCATGGTATATATAATATAATACGAATTAATTCGTCTGACAAGTTATTATTTCAAATATTTTGTAGGTTCAACCAAGGATTACTCTTGTTAAAGGCAGAATAGTTGAATTTGAAGGTGGGAACCAAGGCTCCTTCGACGTGATTGTGTTTGCAACTGGATACAAAAGCACCGCAAATAGGTGGATGAAGGTAATAGCTTTATTCAGATTTGAGCTTCCCCAAGTGTAGTTTCTCTATATTCGAAATTAGTAATGTATTCTAACATAGTAATGTGATTTATGAGTGCAGAATGGCGAGGACATGTTTAACAATGATGGCTTGCCAAAGAAGGAATTTCCAAATCACTGGAAAGGTGCAAACGGGCTCTATTGTGCTGGTTTAGCGAGGAGGGGCTTGGCCGGCATTGCCTTAGATGCCAAGAACATCGCCAATGACATTAAATCTATCATAGAGTCCATGTCTACCTAAGTCAGATTTTATATTTCTTCAACTAGGAGAAGGGCTAGATATTGGTATGTCTGTAACATCTCTATGATGTCAGAGGAGATGTTGTAAAATTTAGCTCATCTCAGGGTATTATGTCGGATTTCATTTACTTATCCATATCAAGTTATCTATGATGTCTGAGGAGATGTTTTAACTATCTCCAGTGTTCGAATCTTTTTTCTGAAACTTTGTGTCGGACTTCATTTAACTTATCCATATCAAGTTATCTAGTGAAGTGGACATGCTAAATTTGTGTGAATTTTTTGTATAGAATTTACAAGAACTTTGAGTTGCCCAGACTCGAGTGTTGTAATTTCATCTATGAAATAATCTACACCGTCAGCATATAGTCTAAATATGGGCATTTTCTCTTCTCTCAAACTATTTACACCGTCGCTGCCCTTTCAAAAAAATCGGGTGTACAATGTTTTACTCCACTATTTACCTTGAAATATATACGGCATAGCTATTTTCTTTCTCCAAATCAATATCATTTTTTTGCACAAATATCAAATGTTCTATAGTATTGAAAACAGCAAAACTCTTACAACCTGATGTCTGATTTATAATTTCTATTGCGTGAGGTTAAACTAACTCTACTGTATGAAATCTGTTCTCACCATTTTACGGCAGATATATGATTTTGGTAATGTTCCAACTGCCATAACCTGTATTGGGCTATCCGGAGATTGTTTCGAGTATAAATGTACATATGTTGTTCTACAACAAATAGTTGTGGACAGAACAGACCTTGGCAGCGTGTAATTTCAAATTACACcagacatcacatgctcctacatGAATTTTTCTTTTCCAAATGTCTAAGCAATATAGTATAAGCTAAATATTTGCACATGCATTTGTCCCTTCTTTTTTAGCCGAAACATTTGTTTGTCTTTTATGTACGTTTAAAAAAACAGATAATTTGTGCACCTGGCATAATAAGCAAGTTTAGAGCTTTTAAAACCGCtcttttgtttttggtttttttaAGGATGCATTGTTCATGAAGATTTAAAGGCACACAGAATACACgagcatgttcatgtgtgtgAGAAAGTAGAATATTTTAACACTGCTAGATTCTTTTCCAAATGTAGGCTCCGTTTGGGAGCTTCATATTTTCTAAACCACAGTATTTCAAAACTGAAGTATTTTAGTGCTAGGGCATGAAATACTGCAGTTTCATGATACTGTAGTATTCCTCAGTTTTAGCAAAAAATGCAAGGTGTTTGGGAACTGTTGTTTCACCCTCCCCTTAACCGCTTTTTAGGCTAAATACAAATAGAAAATAATGCTTCGACCAGATTGGAGGAACTTTTTTTTCTAGCGTTTCTCACTTTTGGAAAAAAGTGGTCCAGATCTCCTTTTCTAATACTGTGAAAATACTTTGTTTTGGAGAATACCGAAGTATTGAAACTGCAGTTTTATGCTCTAGCCAAACACCACAAAGTATTTGAAACCATAGTATTTTTAGAAACTGCAGTATTTCATAAATACTTCAAATATACTTCGCTACCAAACGGAGCCGTAGTCTTCATAATTGAAGACAAAGCGTGAAAGCTTTCAGCCGCTCAAACTACAGGCACATATCAGCTACGTTGCTGACCAAGAGCACTAATCCCATCATTCGATCTGACACATATTTCGTAAGGTTGTCACTTAAACACCATGGATCTGACACATATTTCGTAAGGTTGTCACTTGAGATTCAAGAATACAACGACAGAAACATAGCCACAAACTTGACAAATAACATTGCAGCAGCCAACTCTGGGAGAAGGTGGATTTATTTAACGAATGAGAAACACAAAAGCAGCATCTGCATGGAAGTCAAGTCTAAGCATATTGTCATACAGCTTCAAGTCCGCACTGTTTGTCAAATAGAGTATACAAAAGGAGCACCTATACTTGCAAGTTTCAGTACAGAACTTACAAAACTGGAGATTTTCATTGTTCTATCTCGACAAACAGGCTTGCTTGCGGGTGCAAACCTGCTTCCACCAGCGTCTGGGAGTTCTTTTCAGGACCGTAGGTTACCCGCGGGAAATTTGAAACTAGGCTGTACTTTTCTGCTTTCAAACAATCCAAAGAATCAACATAATCGTAGATGGAGGTAATGGTGGTGGAACTGTGGAATCTCCTTTCTTTGCGCTCTCCAGTTGGAAATCTTATAAGAACCTGCATGATTATAAGCATAACTCGCATTTAGTTCCAAGATATCTGATAAGATTATGACACTATCATTACATCTATCAAGTGACAACATATAACTCATATTCAGATAATGCAATTCGTGTGATACTTATCAAATGCAGGCACCATGTGTCCCTATCTAGCCCTTTAAAAAGCTGATGAGTTAACTCAAAGGAGAAAGAAAGGAATAATAGGAGGTTTTATGTGCCATTAAAAATGCAGCATAAGGTAGAAAATTGATATCTGATGATCAATGACAGGTAAAAAATGCTTCGACGCAGAAAGATGTGGTTGTCAGCATGTTACAATTGAGCAAGAATTGGATAAAGGTTGTCGAAGATGGACAAAAGAGCGGTAAACATACCCGAGTAACATCAGGCCCTTTCTCAGGCTCAGCTCCGAGTGCCATTGCCTTCTCTTGCCGCCTCCTTGCAAGAGCAGCTTCCCTTTCAGCTGCTTCTTGGACAGCCCTGGCTTGTGCCTCCTCATCTTCTTTACGTTTCCTCTCAGCCTCTGCAGCCTCTCTTTCAAGTATTTCTTGTTCCTCCCTCTTTTGGCGTTCCCTAGCCTGGCAATAGTATATAGATAATAATTATGTGGTTAAATTAGTGGTATCATCAAAACATTCCACCACTAGCAGAAACTTTAGTAGCATGTATGTGCTGTCTACATCTGCTTGAATCACACCTTAAATGGTGAATTTACTTTACCAGTATACCATGCACGCGTGCAATTCTTATGAAGGCACGGCGCCTTGTACTGAAGGCAAACCAAGGAGTTACAATATGTCTGACCTACCTTCCTTTCTTATTACTGTTAGGGATGGATACTCTTATACTACCAAAGCACCAACAATTTTATAGAAggatggcgtacatagcttaacaTACCTGATCAGCTTCAAGTGCAGCTCTGTAAGCAGCATCTTGTTCCTCGCGCAAACGCTGATTGTTTAGTCTTTCTTCGGCTTCAATCCTGCCAGCGACAAGTGAGGCAGTGCACTCTTCAACCACTCTTTGAAGAATTGTTATCATCTGTTCAGGTGATTTGGGCCCCTCAACCTTTGGAACATCCAAAGAAAATGGATGAGCAAAACTGGCAAACTGAATAAAAGGGCTAAAGGCGCAATTAAACAACAACCTGGCGCTTTAATAGGATAAACATACAAAACATACTGAAGGGTAATTGCAAAATCTGAAGAGCTCTGAATCATCAATGACCACTGTTCTTCATTAGATGCATAGTTTTACTTCACTATCAGGTAAGAGAAGGAACGGTCTCGGGATCTATTGGTATCAAATGATGTACAAAGGCGGGCACGGAATATCACACAATATTTTACACTCTCGAATCATACATTTCGAAATATACGAGGAACATATTATTAGTACTAATAACCAATGTAGCATCACCCTTGAGTATAAACTGAGACTGCATCCTCAGATCAGATGAGTAAATTACAGTATGAACCTGCATTACTATTTATCAAATTTGAAGTCATAATGCACATGATCCGCCAGGTAGTTTAGAGTATACCCAATGATTGCAAAGTGAATTTTCCTGATTTTTTTGTTTATCTACGCACCCATCAAGAGAATGCATCAACTGCTAGGATTGAAGGTGAGTTAACCATTAGTCCATTACAAGTTTACAACTCTTAATTCTTTCAACCAACTATTTATTTCAGGAAACTTCCAATAGCCTCTTGATTTTTGGTCAACCAGGGATTTGGGTTGATAAACTTCTCTTGGTGATTACACagggaaaaaaaaactaattcaagTATCTTCATCAATAAGTCCTACAGCTGCAGCATCTTGTTTGAATTGTGCAAAGAGACATTACCAAACCAATTTTCGGGTATCATGAACAGTTTTTCCTCAAATTCATTATAGTAGCTCGGAGTTCAAAGTATAATGGGTTTATCGAGAAATCATGTACATGCATCATGTACCCTAGAGTATGTTAGGTTCATGCAACTTAGTTAGCAATAATGAGAATAGCGGTTTAGATTACAAGACAAAAATATACGAAGATTTTCAGGAACGGGGATGTGTAATCATGAGAGATCTTTTTCAATTGTTTGAGACTGGGAAAGTGGAAGTGAAAATGGGTGCAGAAACTTCAAAAGAAACTTCAACTTAAATTCCCATTGCAGTAAAAAAACCAAGTGAATGTTACTCGTTATTACTGAAACTCCACTATTCAATCCCACCTCTCAACTCAACTTTACATTCCCATACTAGTAACTGATAACAAATTCAGAGAAATAAACACTAGAAGGGGAATAGCTTGTGAAGGATATCATGCATTTACCGGTTCTCCATTACTTTACATATGCACATACATCAAAATAGGGTAGGATAAAAGGCATTCTCTACAGAGGGCAAGATTTCAAACACTCCAAATAGGAAAATATTTAAAACAGCATATAGATCTCCAAGACAACCAAACCCACAATCTGTCAGGATGCGGCTATATTCTTAACATAAGTGAATCTTAGAATCACAATCAATTAGTCTATATAAGCACAAGTGCGTAGCAATAGGCTTAATTAACCCCCACCCCACAATGATGTAATTGTTGTTCTACGCAACTACACGAacacatgataatcaaatcaaccaTTGGTGATTAAGAATCCCGAGCTCCCTTTAAATAGCCCCTAGAGAAAGACCGACATACTCAGCTAAGCTTATCTAATAATAGGAAGCTTTATGAATCTTCAATCTAGCAAAATCTAAAGGTTTCAGCACAAACACCCGCAGTATAGTTGATGTGCTAATTAACAAACCCAGAAAACAAGAATCTAAGCAGAGCAGAAACTATATGTTAATTGAACGGCACACCAACAGCATACCTGCTGCAACAGCACAATTCTCTGGTTCGTAGATGCCATGACTAGCGCGCAGAACGGGAAGCGCGACGCATTGAGGctgttgctcatcttgaacccttcAGTCCTTCTGATGCTGCCGCCCCACGCGACGAAGTTCTCGTTTATGAACTGGGCCACGGGCTCGGAGCAGAGGCAGCCACCGCAGAACGCGGGGGTGTCCGGGTGGTCGGGCGAGTGGAGGTACACGAAGAGAAGCTTGTACTCGCGATGCGCGCGCTGCAGCGCGTCCGCGAAGCCCTCGGTGACGAACCGTGGGCCGCGGCCAGCCCCGAACTCGTGCTCGAACTCCGCAACGAAGTCGACCGCCTCGACGGCAGACGGGGGTAGCCCgtggagcccgtcgccgccgccctgcgCGAGGCCGAGGAGGGAGAGGGATCGGGAGAGCACGCCGCCCGCGACCCAGACGCCGAGGCGGATGGAGCCGGTGATGAGGCCGACCCCGCCGGAGACCACGTAGAAGGGGAGCGTGACCAGCCTCCACGCGATCccgggctgctgctgctgctgaggaggaggaggtgcaggCGCGAGGGGTGGGAGCGGGACGAAATCGTcctccagcggcggcggcggcggcggcggggcgtagGTAGACGGCTCGGGCGAGGAGGGGTtcccggtgatggaggagacggcgagcTGGAGGTCCCAGTTGTGGGCGGCGAGAATCTCGGTGCAGAGGTCGGTGTCGGGGATTCCCGTGATGGCCTGGAAGTAGCCGACCTTGTCGTCGACGGAATCGGCCATGGCGGCCGGCGGAGAGGCGGGGGTGGGGGGTGGGtagagctagggtttggggatttGGGGGCTGTGGTAGTTAGGACTTGCGAGGAAGAGGAGATGCGGAAGGTAGTGGAGTTGGATTGGTCGCCTCGCCAGGAAAGAGACGACTCCTCTTCCTCTACATACTCCAAGTTGCCAACGGAACGGAACGGAAcattaagggtgtgtttggtaggtcggttcaCTACAGATTGTCTTTCTCACA from Lolium rigidum isolate FL_2022 chromosome 4, APGP_CSIRO_Lrig_0.1, whole genome shotgun sequence encodes the following:
- the LOC124708601 gene encoding plant UBX domain-containing protein 10-like, with the translated sequence MADSVDDKVGYFQAITGIPDTDLCTEILAAHNWDLQLAVSSITGNPSSPEPSTYAPPPPPPPLEDDFVPLPPLAPAPPPPQQQQQPGIAWRLVTLPFYVVSGGVGLITGSIRLGVWVAGGVLSRSLSLLGLAQGGGDGLHGLPPSAVEAVDFVAEFEHEFGAGRGPRFVTEGFADALQRAHREYKLLFVYLHSPDHPDTPAFCGGCLCSEPVAQFINENFVAWGGSIRRTEGFKMSNSLNASRFPFCALVMASTNQRIVLLQQVEGPKSPEQMITILQRVVEECTASLVAGRIEAEERLNNQRLREEQDAAYRAALEADQARERQKREEQEILEREAAEAERKRKEDEEAQARAVQEAAEREAALARRRQEKAMALGAEPEKGPDVTRVLIRFPTGERKERRFHSSTTITSIYDYVDSLDCLKAEKYSLVSNFPRVTYGPEKNSQTLVEAGLHPQASLFVEIEQ
- the LOC124707055 gene encoding probable indole-3-pyruvate monooxygenase YUCCA11 translates to MEEASVLIVGAGPAGLATAACLSKFSIPYVIVERQSCSASLWRYRSYDRLKLHLAKEFCELPHMSYPVDAPTYIPKNQFIKYLDDYIERFSIQPKYLTVVESSTYDFKHNCWSIIARDMEKCTIVHYKEKFLVVASGENSEENIPVISGLENFPGVAIHSSEYKSGISYSGKNVLVVGSGNSGMEIAYDLASHGANTSIVIRSPMHIMTKELIRLGMKLVRHLPLKLVDDLLVMMANFIFGDLTRHGIIRPKKGPFIIKSETGRSAVIDVGTVGLIKEGNIKVQPRITLVKGRIVEFEGGNQGSFDVIVFATGYKSTANRWMKNGEDMFNNDGLPKKEFPNHWKGANGLYCAGLARRGLAGIALDAKNIANDIKSIIESMST